In Pieris napi chromosome 8, ilPieNapi1.2, whole genome shotgun sequence, the genomic stretch AAACTGAACAAACGTATGGTTCTATGGTCTGATAAAGAGCTATTTATGTGAAACGTCATCTGCTAATATTGTCCATTTTCCTATTCTTACAGGGAATTGTCCTTACAGTTTGCCTAGAATTAGTTTAACATTGACATTACAGAGCAGAACTGTACAAACGTATGGTTCTATGGTCTGACAAAGGGCTTATGTGGAACATCGTCTGTTAGAATTGTCCATTTTTCTGTAAGGATTGGAAAACTATGAGgatgtaatattaatagtgGTAATACTGCACATAACTAAGCTCAAAAAACGTTTGAAATATATCATTCTCATAAATCCTTAATTTAAAGTTGTATTTTACTACTTTACATATACTCACTGTTGATTACATCACTTAACAGCCTGCCCAGCATCTCTCCCATGAAACGCACATAAGTCGACGACCTAAAGTATTCGAAGCTTATAACATCGCTCGCGTCTAGGGcaaatagtttaatattgTGTTTCAACAACTCTGGTGCTATTGCATTCACCATTTCACCATTAGACGATTCCAAATACCCgtgtattaatataacaatgtttCTTGTTCTCAGCAATCTTTTTAATCTGTTAgttttgaaattatacttcATAATaccattttttgttatgaaatcaatgtttaatttttcattaaataaagttaagttTTTCTGCTGCATCTGTTCATATGTAACGCCAAGTATGCTTTTCACAGATTCAcctgaaaatatttcaatctaatatataaaattctcgtgtcgcggtgtttgttgttaaacttctccgaaacggctcaaccgattctcatgaaattttgtgtacatattgggtatgtctgagaatcggacaacatctattttttatccccctaaatgttaagggtagtccacccataaatatttttattttatttttttctgtttttatttttttatgatacagcattaaaaaatacatacaacccctaactttcatccctctacgctcaacccctattttttattataaaagatatacatggcaaaacgacgtttgcccggtcagctagtaatattatattatctatatatataaaaatgaaacccgttttccattgtcacgacataatatgaaaacggcttgaccgatttgtctgattcttttttataatattccttgaagtacgagggtggttcttacggagagaaatatttaaaaaaaatttagtgaaacagtctaaaaacaacacttctatattcccatacagaatattcgtaataatattaaaaggcaatttgaactttaattccatatcataaagttcaagtgttagtggaggggttccgggaaggtaaatttttattttttgacataatgtatttgttgtattatcaactttcttttttttatcttactagctagaccggtgtcccgaatagcagaataagtattaaaaaaaaataaagaatcgactgttaggcggtacgatgttcgccaggccagctcgTTTTGAATAAAAGTTGTGTACCAACGGTGGTAGGGGATTACTTACATCTGTCAGATCCAGCAGCAACTATTGGATGTATGGCTGGCAGAGCGGATTCCATTATGGAGCTGAAGCTGAACTTAGCTGGTGGTAAGTATGCACAGGCACACCCCATTATAAGGATCTCATAGCTTTGTAGCACAGCGAAGTATTGtactgaaaatataaaatatgttaaataattcttTGCGCtacaattaaaactaaaaatagttttgttcGATTGAGTTAGGCTTAGTCGTTGCAAATTATTCGCTAGATCGGTGTTAATTTTGATTCATGCtcatttgtaattataaaatattatacataaaaattgataTACATCTCCATTTCTATTCAGTTAAATGAGTTTTGacaataaatctttaaaactagttttatttattaagactaGTCCTACTTCAAAACCCTAAACAATTTGAAGtgatttaatacttttaattaaagttatatttttaatatttgatcCTAGAAATCTAAGAGCATTTGACTTCTGTCGTAAGCGATAGTATTACGCGGGTTTTTATCTGTTTAGAGAACACACAAAACGTGTATACGGAAACATACAAAAGAGAACGTGTCTAGTAACACTAGCGTTGATAACAAATGGTAAAGAAGTCGCTAAAATACTCGAACAAAGGtcacaaaatcaaaatcaatacAAGGTTTTATAAGCAggttaagtaaattaaattgtgatatttttatgtactgTCATACAATAAAAGTAATGCCGATCAAACCTTGGAAATAGTTAGTaagttgtatgtatgtttgtatgttgtattttTTCTGCAAACTGATAATTTGTCTCTCAAAGTTTAATTGTATGAATTTTTCATCACACAGATGAACATGTTGCGGAAGTGAACGTTCGAGGATATCGTATAATACTTACATAACATTTCAAAAACACGTAACTATCCAGTCAGtacatttgttattattacctCGGACATCCTCATTCACCTAAAACTGTATACGAAAACCAGCGACCTGGCACAttgtaatgttatataaataatgcttTCGTCCTCGACTGGAAGGGAAATTATAAACTGCTTTGactagaaaattatttatttactaaaacttTGTAGGTCTCCTAAGTATTTTATCATCGTTCTCTGTTTTTTGCTTTAATATCCAGTTAGCCGAAGTCCAAAATGTACGTACTTAGCTACTATAAATAATGCGTCCGATTATATCTAGCCGTTATTAGTTCCGCCTGTACCATTGTTGTCACTGCAATCATGTAACCACTTACATTACTAGTAGAGATACTAAATACTATGCTAAATATAGCCGTTTAGGCGAAGTGTTTTAAGAAAAATGCAATAGATTGGCAAATTTTTGATGTGATatgt encodes the following:
- the LOC125051652 gene encoding pancreatic triacylglycerol lipase-like isoform X2, coding for MLLQYFAVLQSYEILIMGCACAYLPPAKFSFSSIMESALPAIHPIVAAGSDRCESVKSILGVTYEQMQQKNLTLFNEKLNIDFITKNGIMKYNFKTNRLKRLLRTRNIVILIHGYLESSNGEMVNAIAPELLKHNIKLFALDASDVISFEYFRSSTYVRFMGEMLGRLLSDVINSGHNSTQIHLIGHSLGAHVAAVAGQQVYRDTGQKLNRITGLDPAGPCFSNVSLDSRLDALDADFVDVIHTNAGILGLNEPVTRTFTQMMV
- the LOC125051652 gene encoding pancreatic triacylglycerol lipase-like isoform X1; protein product: MLLQYFAVLQSYEILIMGCACAYLPPAKFSFSSIMESALPAIHPIVAAGSDRCESVKSILGVTYEQMQQKNLTLFNEKLNIDFITKNGIMKYNFKTNRLKRLLRTRNIVILIHGYLESSNGEMVNAIAPELLKHNIKLFALDASDVISFEYFRSSTYVRFMGEMLGRLLSDVINSGHNSTQIHLIGHSLGAHVAAVAGQQVYRDTGQKLNRITGLDPAGPCFSNVSLDSRLDALDADFVDVIHTNAGILGLNEPVGHKDFYPNDGMSQPGCILSTCDHSRAWELFAESINRPDSFPARKCGNWTLYQNGVCAGNEMSFMGYKSERGSPGIYFLSTSPSAPFGLGTLK